A stretch of the Balneola vulgaris DSM 17893 genome encodes the following:
- a CDS encoding FtsX-like permease family protein produces MENTGLIARRYLFSRKHISLISTLTFISIIGVTIGTALLILILSVFNGFFDVVQGYLLSYDPDIRIESMEGTVFSNFEDKRASLSTIPEIELISPYVNGKALLANNEDQNKVIELKGVEKDSFLKLIDIDNSIVSGVFDVSVRNRKPGLVIHESLRNELGLSLGDEVALLSASGMRKTLTQVTAPRVYRFEVRGSYSLEQIGGGAEVFIDLTAAQRLFRARNNISGFDVKLDNFKNAESLKPEITQAIGPGFKVSSWYDLQKPLYDVMYLEKWGAYIILMIIIIVAVLNIVGSLTMIVIQKKRDIGILITMGYSKEAIRSIFRKQGFYIGLIGCTIGGSLGLLLCWLQAEFSLVKLSSAFLIDAYPVLVQPTDVIIILAGSLFLCVAASWYPANRASEVEPANAIRYE; encoded by the coding sequence ATGGAAAACACGGGACTCATAGCTCGGAGGTATTTATTCTCAAGAAAACATATCTCCCTCATTTCAACTCTTACCTTTATTAGCATCATTGGTGTTACTATTGGAACCGCCTTATTGATACTCATACTGTCGGTTTTTAATGGTTTCTTTGATGTTGTTCAAGGCTATTTACTTTCCTATGATCCAGATATCCGCATTGAATCGATGGAAGGCACAGTGTTTTCTAACTTCGAAGATAAGCGAGCATCCCTTTCCACTATCCCAGAGATTGAACTCATATCTCCTTATGTAAATGGGAAAGCGTTACTGGCCAATAATGAAGACCAAAACAAAGTAATAGAATTAAAAGGTGTAGAGAAAGATAGCTTTCTCAAACTAATTGATATCGACAATAGCATTGTGTCTGGTGTGTTTGATGTGAGCGTGCGAAATCGCAAACCAGGGCTAGTTATCCATGAAAGTTTGCGTAACGAACTTGGCTTATCATTAGGGGATGAAGTTGCACTTCTAAGCGCTTCAGGTATGAGAAAAACACTTACTCAAGTTACTGCTCCACGTGTATATAGATTTGAAGTTCGCGGCAGTTACAGTTTAGAGCAAATTGGTGGGGGCGCCGAGGTATTTATTGATTTAACCGCAGCTCAAAGGCTCTTTCGTGCTCGAAATAACATATCTGGCTTTGATGTTAAACTGGATAATTTTAAAAATGCAGAGTCTCTAAAACCTGAGATCACTCAAGCTATTGGCCCCGGCTTTAAAGTGTCATCTTGGTATGATTTGCAAAAGCCACTATATGATGTGATGTATCTTGAAAAGTGGGGAGCTTATATCATCCTTATGATAATCATAATAGTGGCCGTGCTAAACATAGTAGGCTCACTCACAATGATTGTAATTCAGAAAAAAAGGGATATTGGCATTCTGATTACCATGGGATATTCTAAAGAAGCCATACGCTCCATATTCAGAAAGCAGGGATTTTATATTGGGCTTATTGGTTGCACCATTGGGGGCAGTTTAGGGCTCTTACTTTGTTGGCTACAAGCCGAATTTAGCTTAGTAAAGCTATCCTCAGCCTTTCTCATTGATGCGTATCCTGTACTTGTACAACCTACTGATGTGATCATCATTTTAGCAGGTAGTTTATTCTTATGTGTAGCAGCAAGTTGGTATCCTGCTAATCGTGCCTCTGAAGTAGAACCCGCCAACGCTATTCGTTACGAATAA
- a CDS encoding UDP-N-acetylmuramoyl-tripeptide--D-alanyl-D-alanine ligase: protein MHTFQQVGYKQNEFWAWLKDHWDEKTIPLELGIINLLLFLVIAMDAWFELELTKSSIAVSFFIFGLFWLGSVKRYRQEKVKKPLVLTSRVKRLLIPIAILTLIFPLFFTYSAFTGRVLFTNLAVQNFDTALLNFDVVLLAFGWVFGAILIPFIVWISGQITRPVEARIQEGFKEQARKKLASMPHLKVIAITGSYGKTSTKFMVRDLLKERFSVCSTPGSFNTPMGICKVINNDLQSHHQILILEMGARYAGNIQELCDIATPDIGIVTNVGVAHLETFGGQEVIAKEKGTLIDNVKSGGVAVLNADDRYVSRMGESRSDLNRIMVGLDTGVIQARDISYDTEGTRFVIQFEEKVEEFRTKLLGAHNVQNMLLAIGVAHHLGIRPKTMTLGAANIEPVEHRLELKKAGQFFVIDDAFNSNPVGAKNAVEILSQFNSGRRIIITPGMVELGELEYEENKNFGKAIGQANLDLVVLVGEDRSVPIQEGISEIDGQSDKVRVVTSLFEANELVHQYVQAGDVVLYENDLPDVYNEG, encoded by the coding sequence TTGCACACATTTCAGCAGGTAGGGTATAAACAGAATGAGTTTTGGGCGTGGTTAAAAGACCATTGGGATGAAAAAACTATTCCTCTTGAGCTAGGCATTATCAACCTTTTGTTATTCTTGGTAATTGCAATGGATGCATGGTTCGAACTTGAACTCACGAAGTCTTCTATCGCCGTTTCCTTTTTTATCTTTGGGTTGTTCTGGTTGGGTTCTGTAAAACGCTATCGTCAAGAAAAAGTGAAAAAGCCTTTAGTGCTCACTTCACGGGTAAAAAGATTGCTTATACCCATTGCCATCTTAACCCTAATCTTTCCTCTATTTTTTACCTATAGTGCATTCACTGGAAGGGTGTTGTTCACAAATCTTGCGGTGCAAAATTTTGATACCGCCTTACTCAACTTTGATGTAGTTCTATTAGCATTTGGGTGGGTTTTTGGAGCCATTTTAATTCCATTCATAGTTTGGATATCAGGACAAATTACACGTCCCGTAGAGGCAAGAATACAAGAAGGATTCAAAGAGCAGGCTCGTAAAAAATTAGCTTCTATGCCTCACCTAAAGGTGATTGCAATTACGGGGAGTTATGGTAAAACGAGTACTAAATTTATGGTACGTGATCTTCTGAAAGAACGATTTAGTGTATGCTCCACTCCCGGTAGCTTTAATACGCCAATGGGTATTTGCAAGGTGATTAATAATGATTTGCAATCGCACCACCAGATTCTAATCCTAGAAATGGGAGCTCGTTATGCAGGGAATATTCAGGAGCTATGCGATATTGCCACGCCGGATATTGGCATTGTTACTAATGTAGGGGTGGCTCACCTCGAAACCTTCGGAGGTCAGGAAGTAATAGCCAAAGAGAAAGGCACCTTGATTGATAATGTGAAATCAGGAGGTGTTGCCGTATTAAATGCAGATGATCGTTATGTAAGTAGAATGGGGGAGTCAAGATCAGATTTAAACCGCATAATGGTTGGCTTAGATACCGGTGTCATCCAAGCACGAGATATTTCATATGATACAGAAGGAACTCGGTTCGTAATTCAATTTGAGGAAAAAGTAGAGGAGTTTAGAACTAAGCTACTTGGGGCACATAATGTGCAAAACATGCTCTTGGCAATAGGGGTGGCTCATCATTTAGGCATTAGACCTAAAACGATGACTTTAGGCGCTGCAAATATAGAACCGGTTGAACACAGGTTGGAATTAAAAAAAGCAGGTCAGTTCTTTGTAATAGATGACGCCTTCAATTCGAACCCTGTTGGAGCAAAAAATGCAGTTGAAATCTTATCACAATTCAATTCAGGTAGGCGAATTATCATCACCCCTGGAATGGTAGAGTTGGGTGAGTTAGAATATGAAGAGAATAAAAACTTTGGTAAAGCAATAGGGCAGGCTAATCTAGATTTAGTGGTGTTGGTAGGTGAAGATCGTTCAGTTCCAATACAGGAAGGTATTTCAGAAATTGATGGGCAGTCAGATAAAGTGAGAGTTGTTACTTCCCTATTTGAAGCCAATGAATTGGTGCATCAGTACGTGCAAGCAGGCGATGTGGTGCTTTACGAGAATGACTTACCAGACGTTTATAACGAAGGCTAA
- a CDS encoding sugar nucleotidyltransferase, with translation MKLIIPMAGRGTRVRPHSHTVPKPLLPVAGTMIIERLVETFIRTLDRKIEEIVYILGPDFGQDIKDQLTEMSSRHNAKATFRVQFPALGTAHAVACANEDLDGEVIVAFADTLFDSKEKFNIEGADSVIWLKRVEDPSRFGVAVHEGEKITGFVEKPKEFISDLAIIGVYYFKDGQELKRQVNRVMEEDIKGPGGEYFLTEALDNMINEGKVFKIATVDEWLDCGTLPAWLETTGEIVAKENHSYDASKFPNSTIHPPVFIADGVTIEGSEVGPHVSIEAGTVIKNSKVSNTIIRENAHLEDVHTSGSTIGAHTKLQNVNGKVDIGDHSTLEIK, from the coding sequence ATGAAATTAATTATCCCAATGGCGGGTCGCGGGACACGCGTTCGCCCACATTCCCACACTGTACCCAAACCACTACTTCCTGTTGCAGGAACGATGATCATTGAGAGGTTAGTGGAAACTTTTATTCGCACCTTAGATCGTAAGATAGAAGAAATTGTTTACATCTTAGGTCCAGACTTTGGGCAAGACATCAAAGACCAACTTACTGAAATGAGTAGCCGGCATAATGCTAAGGCAACATTCAGAGTTCAGTTTCCTGCGTTAGGAACAGCCCACGCTGTTGCTTGTGCGAACGAAGATTTGGATGGCGAAGTGATCGTCGCTTTTGCCGACACCCTCTTTGATAGCAAAGAGAAGTTCAATATTGAAGGGGCTGATAGTGTAATTTGGTTAAAGCGTGTTGAAGACCCATCAAGATTTGGGGTTGCCGTACATGAAGGCGAAAAAATCACTGGATTCGTTGAAAAGCCTAAAGAGTTTATCTCAGACTTAGCCATCATTGGGGTGTATTATTTCAAAGATGGTCAAGAATTGAAGCGTCAAGTTAACCGTGTAATGGAAGAAGACATCAAAGGTCCTGGTGGTGAGTATTTCCTTACTGAAGCACTCGACAACATGATCAATGAGGGCAAAGTTTTTAAAATTGCTACCGTAGATGAGTGGCTCGATTGTGGTACTCTACCCGCTTGGCTTGAAACAACCGGTGAAATTGTAGCTAAAGAAAACCACTCTTACGATGCTTCTAAGTTCCCGAACTCAACCATACACCCGCCTGTATTCATCGCCGATGGTGTTACCATTGAAGGCAGTGAAGTTGGCCCACATGTAAGCATCGAAGCGGGTACTGTTATTAAAAACTCTAAAGTGAGTAATACTATTATTCGTGAAAACGCCCACTTAGAGGACGTACATACAAGCGGTTCTACCATTGGAGCACACACCAAGCTTCAAAATGTAAATGGTAAGGTAGATATTGGTGACCACAGCACGCTTGAAATCAAGTAA
- a CDS encoding methyltransferase family protein, with amino-acid sequence MNLSSLKLKFLPVTVVVFWGACMYSLDRFVPAATLEIPYSKAIAYLILATGFIFIAIAGINFQRNSTTVDPSKPDKASTLVRTGIYAYTRNPMYVGMLLALVAWAFALSNVLSFILIPFFIEYMTRFQIRPEEEILLEKFGSEFKDYCNSVRRWI; translated from the coding sequence ATGAATCTTTCGAGTCTAAAACTCAAATTCCTACCCGTCACTGTTGTGGTATTTTGGGGCGCTTGTATGTATAGCTTAGATCGATTTGTTCCCGCCGCAACTCTCGAAATTCCATACTCAAAGGCAATCGCTTATCTAATTTTAGCCACTGGATTTATTTTCATAGCGATAGCTGGCATTAACTTTCAGCGTAATTCTACTACTGTAGACCCTTCCAAACCTGATAAGGCAAGCACTCTTGTTCGAACGGGTATATATGCTTATACACGCAATCCTATGTATGTTGGTATGCTTTTGGCATTAGTTGCTTGGGCTTTTGCGCTATCTAATGTGCTTTCTTTTATACTCATCCCTTTCTTCATTGAATATATGACTCGCTTCCAAATAAGGCCTGAAGAGGAAATACTCTTAGAGAAATTTGGAAGCGAATTTAAAGACTATTGTAACTCGGTAAGGCGGTGGATCTAA
- a CDS encoding BsuPI-related putative proteinase inhibitor — MHTKIAAILLGTLLFACSVSNTNLSDVEGELRVSESPREVIFSVTNTGSESVEFNFTSGCQVKFVLLDDEGNTAYDSESNTGCTAALTSFTLQPEEVKVFEIKEEWIPDSISGSYILRSELIGYSDVSDTTVIVVQ; from the coding sequence ATGCATACTAAAATAGCTGCTATTCTATTAGGCACGCTACTCTTTGCGTGTTCCGTTTCAAATACAAACCTTAGTGATGTTGAAGGCGAACTCAGGGTGTCTGAATCTCCTCGTGAGGTAATATTTTCTGTAACTAATACAGGAAGTGAATCCGTTGAATTTAATTTTACCTCAGGGTGTCAAGTGAAGTTTGTTCTGCTAGATGATGAAGGAAATACAGCTTATGATTCAGAATCTAATACTGGGTGTACGGCCGCTCTAACTTCATTTACCCTACAACCCGAGGAAGTAAAAGTCTTTGAAATAAAAGAAGAATGGATTCCTGATTCTATTTCTGGTTCTTATATACTAAGGTCAGAATTGATTGGATACTCAGATGTTTCGGATACGACAGTTATTGTAGTTCAATAA
- a CDS encoding universal stress protein, whose protein sequence is MEFPTNWLIATNGSKYASEAVKHAGMLSAMLKERPRVTILVVADSKESEDTAKGIVEMAKFLFEEHSGPEFDPDLTVKVGEPGATIVETAKELECDHILIGGADFKWDVNSKDPGGISNYIIDKFHGVITVVK, encoded by the coding sequence ATGGAATTTCCTACAAATTGGCTTATTGCCACCAACGGTTCAAAATATGCAAGCGAAGCTGTAAAACATGCAGGGATGTTAAGCGCAATGCTTAAGGAACGCCCAAGGGTTACGATATTAGTTGTGGCCGACTCAAAAGAAAGTGAAGATACAGCTAAAGGCATCGTAGAAATGGCTAAGTTTCTATTTGAAGAGCATAGTGGACCTGAATTTGACCCAGATTTAACAGTAAAAGTGGGCGAGCCTGGCGCAACCATAGTTGAAACAGCCAAAGAATTGGAGTGTGATCATATTCTAATTGGTGGTGCAGATTTCAAATGGGATGTAAACTCGAAAGATCCTGGAGGCATTAGTAACTACATCATTGATAAATTTCATGGTGTGATTACTGTTGTAAAGTAA
- a CDS encoding CCA tRNA nucleotidyltransferase, translating to MKFEHHIPESHQRVFEVISKSAKDLNQPVYVVGGYVRDYYLDRLKETDPDLDFVTIGSGISLAEKVHQALEGSHLSVFKQFGTALVKAGDLELEFVGARKESYRRDSRKPIVEDGTLEDDQLRRDLTINALSWSLNAEDYGTLIDPFGGIQDLKNKIIRTPVDPEQTFSDDPLRMLRAIRFANQLKFEIDPVTYEAIKEMAPRLDIISKERIITELNKIIMTDKPSIGFTHLFHTGLLKQFFPQMHKLQGVKEVNGHLHKDNFWHTLQVLDNVVEYGGDLWLRWAAILHDIAKPPTQRYQEGVGWTFHGHDALGAKWTKGIFRQLGLPLDERMRYVRKLVRLHLRPIALVSEIVSDSAVRRLIYEAGDDIDDLMTLCRADITSKNENKVERFQENFNIVEKKIKEVEKKDRIRNWKNPLSGEEIMEALEIKPGKIIGDIKDLVKEAILNGEIPNNKEAAYEYMMENKSKILESEKEKQK from the coding sequence ATGAAATTTGAGCATCACATTCCTGAGTCTCACCAAAGAGTTTTTGAGGTTATTAGTAAATCTGCCAAGGATCTTAACCAGCCTGTATACGTTGTAGGGGGTTATGTACGAGATTACTATCTAGACAGACTTAAAGAAACAGACCCTGACCTTGATTTTGTTACGATTGGGTCGGGAATATCTTTAGCCGAAAAAGTTCATCAAGCACTCGAAGGTTCGCACTTATCCGTATTTAAACAGTTTGGTACAGCTTTAGTTAAGGCTGGCGATCTCGAACTCGAATTTGTTGGAGCACGAAAGGAAAGCTACCGTCGTGATTCTCGCAAGCCTATTGTTGAAGATGGAACTTTAGAAGACGACCAACTCCGAAGAGACCTAACCATTAACGCGCTATCATGGTCGTTAAACGCTGAAGATTATGGCACGCTCATCGACCCATTTGGAGGTATTCAGGATCTTAAAAACAAGATAATTCGCACGCCTGTTGATCCTGAGCAGACCTTTAGTGACGATCCGTTGAGAATGCTACGTGCCATTCGCTTTGCGAATCAGTTGAAGTTTGAGATTGACCCTGTCACCTATGAAGCCATTAAAGAGATGGCACCTCGGCTCGATATCATCTCCAAAGAGCGAATCATCACCGAGCTGAATAAAATCATCATGACCGATAAGCCATCCATCGGTTTTACCCATTTATTCCATACAGGGTTGCTTAAGCAGTTCTTCCCGCAGATGCATAAGCTACAAGGTGTAAAGGAAGTAAACGGACATTTACATAAAGACAACTTCTGGCACACACTTCAGGTTCTGGATAATGTTGTAGAATACGGAGGAGATTTATGGCTCCGTTGGGCAGCCATACTGCATGATATCGCCAAACCTCCAACCCAGCGCTACCAAGAAGGAGTTGGCTGGACTTTCCATGGACATGATGCCTTAGGTGCAAAATGGACCAAAGGCATATTTCGCCAGCTTGGGTTACCACTAGATGAGCGTATGCGCTATGTTCGAAAGCTAGTTCGACTACACCTGCGCCCTATCGCCTTAGTGAGTGAAATTGTAAGTGATAGTGCAGTACGTCGTTTGATTTATGAAGCTGGAGATGACATCGATGACCTCATGACCTTATGCCGCGCAGATATTACGAGCAAGAATGAGAATAAAGTGGAGCGCTTTCAAGAAAACTTCAACATTGTTGAAAAGAAGATTAAGGAAGTAGAGAAAAAAGACCGCATCCGAAATTGGAAGAATCCTCTATCTGGCGAAGAAATTATGGAAGCCTTAGAGATAAAGCCCGGTAAAATTATTGGAGACATTAAAGATCTCGTTAAAGAAGCGATTCTGAATGGAGAGATACCCAATAATAAAGAAGCGGCTTATGAGTATATGATGGAGAACAAAAGCAAAATTTTAGAATCAGAAAAAGAAAAGCAGAAGTAG
- the ispE gene encoding 4-(cytidine 5'-diphospho)-2-C-methyl-D-erythritol kinase: protein MKDLWISNSYAKINLGLNVLERLENGYHTIETGFCFIEWADRFEVTPSSRNSLTMSDEKIPIDDTNLIVKAIKLLEAEAGLKDQFHIKVEKNIPAGAGLGGGSSNAATTLRMINKIANLGLETSQLIEFGKKLGADVPFFIEGQAGFATGLGTEIEPLDLQTDAWVVTVFPGIPSSTPEAYQYCEPNAEPEFSLKTVLLEEDVEEWQYLVINDLEAAVFPRIELVGNIKDQFYEFGASYASMSGSGSSVFGIYEQDFVAIHAYDSFRKLGFEANLTRPKFSPDLGIYKKQIDTY from the coding sequence ATGAAAGACCTTTGGATTTCAAATTCATATGCTAAAATAAATTTAGGATTGAATGTATTAGAACGTCTAGAAAACGGCTATCACACTATTGAAACAGGGTTCTGTTTCATCGAATGGGCCGACCGATTTGAAGTAACACCTTCAAGCCGAAATAGCCTAACCATGAGTGATGAAAAAATTCCTATTGATGACACCAACCTCATAGTAAAGGCAATCAAATTACTGGAGGCCGAAGCTGGGCTTAAAGATCAGTTTCACATTAAAGTAGAAAAGAACATCCCCGCGGGCGCAGGCTTAGGGGGTGGAAGTAGCAATGCTGCTACAACGCTTCGCATGATTAACAAGATTGCCAACTTAGGTTTAGAGACCTCACAGCTAATTGAATTCGGGAAAAAACTAGGTGCTGATGTCCCTTTCTTTATCGAAGGACAGGCAGGTTTCGCAACAGGCTTAGGCACCGAAATTGAGCCGCTCGATTTGCAAACCGACGCTTGGGTAGTTACCGTGTTTCCAGGGATACCTAGCAGTACCCCCGAGGCGTATCAGTATTGTGAACCAAATGCAGAGCCTGAATTCTCTTTAAAAACGGTTCTGCTTGAAGAAGACGTGGAAGAATGGCAATATCTTGTGATTAATGATCTAGAGGCCGCCGTCTTCCCGCGCATTGAATTAGTGGGTAACATAAAAGATCAGTTTTACGAATTTGGGGCTAGCTATGCGTCCATGAGTGGAAGTGGCTCTAGTGTTTTTGGTATTTACGAGCAGGACTTCGTAGCTATTCATGCTTATGATTCTTTTAGAAAGTTAGGTTTTGAAGCAAACTTAACACGACCTAAGTTCTCCCCTGATCTAGGTATTTATAAAAAACAGATCGACACCTATTAA
- a CDS encoding RNA polymerase sigma factor, producing the protein MEESSFIHKLRSRDRSAFNQLVEEYKDQIMSVCYGFLKDENDAEDLTQEVFVEVYRTISKFKEESTLYTWMYRIAVSKSLDELKKRRSLKRAAFFEKRVRSEAADLEMSMKESPDASPEEALLQKQQQQFIHDCLEELPETQRIAFTLSQSDGVSYKEIAEIMDRSLSSIESLVHRSKKNLRNIMEANYEKYF; encoded by the coding sequence GTGGAGGAATCGTCATTCATACATAAACTTAGAAGTCGTGATCGAAGTGCATTCAATCAATTGGTTGAAGAGTACAAAGATCAGATTATGAGTGTATGCTATGGGTTCTTAAAAGATGAAAATGACGCAGAAGACCTCACTCAAGAAGTATTTGTAGAAGTATATCGTACGATTTCAAAGTTCAAAGAAGAGTCTACATTATATACGTGGATGTATCGTATTGCCGTTAGCAAATCATTAGACGAACTCAAAAAAAGAAGAAGTCTAAAACGTGCCGCTTTCTTCGAAAAGCGCGTTCGCTCGGAAGCAGCTGATCTTGAAATGAGCATGAAAGAAAGTCCAGATGCTTCCCCTGAAGAAGCTCTTCTCCAAAAACAGCAACAACAGTTTATCCATGATTGTTTAGAAGAACTGCCTGAAACGCAACGGATTGCATTTACTCTTAGCCAAAGTGATGGAGTGAGCTACAAAGAAATTGCTGAAATCATGGATCGTAGTTTGTCGAGTATTGAAAGTTTAGTACACCGAAGTAAGAAAAACCTTCGAAACATCATGGAAGCCAACTATGAAAAATATTTCTAA
- a CDS encoding Spy/CpxP family protein refolding chaperone yields the protein MSFFEKKKFTIATISILVVLNLVLISFLTIPELKNNRSKDRYRTYDHAAYLAKKLEFTEAQTAELREVMSGHRTELNAVKKEMNAKRSELYAKLREPQDDSVSIEELTGEIGFLAGQIEQINFDYFMNVRALCSPEQLDKLDQLMRRMMKSRSSPSTPQKGRK from the coding sequence ATGAGCTTTTTTGAAAAGAAAAAATTTACGATCGCGACCATCAGCATACTTGTTGTTCTCAACCTTGTACTGATTTCATTCTTGACCATCCCAGAGCTAAAAAATAACCGCTCTAAAGATCGATACCGCACTTACGATCACGCCGCTTATTTAGCCAAGAAGCTAGAATTCACTGAGGCACAAACGGCTGAATTGCGTGAGGTTATGAGTGGGCATAGAACAGAATTAAATGCCGTAAAAAAGGAAATGAACGCAAAACGTTCTGAGCTGTATGCAAAGTTACGCGAACCTCAAGATGACTCAGTATCCATTGAGGAACTTACGGGTGAAATTGGGTTTTTGGCTGGGCAAATAGAACAAATCAATTTCGATTATTTCATGAATGTTCGTGCTTTATGTAGTCCAGAACAACTTGATAAGCTAGATCAACTGATGCGCCGCATGATGAAAAGTCGGTCTTCACCTAGCACTCCACAAAAAGGGCGAAAGTAA